Proteins encoded within one genomic window of Nilaparvata lugens isolate BPH chromosome 11, ASM1435652v1, whole genome shotgun sequence:
- the LOC111061464 gene encoding shematrin-like protein 1 yields MSCKLSLVLAVLALAAIFSTKQCDAVYVGGVDVYGNRYGSPYGYNGYYGYYGSPYGYSYGYPYYGGYSSYYGYPYGGYYGGYGAYPYSYYNGYPYGGYYGGYGAYPPYSYYGGYPSGCGGLGYGYGRY; encoded by the exons ATGAGTTGCAAACTTTCCTTG GTACTTGCCGTCTTGGCATTAGCAGCTATCTTTTCCACGAAGCAATGTGATGCAGTCTATGTGGGTGGAGTAGACGTCTATGGAAATAGATATGGATCCCCCTATGGTTATAATGGATACTATGGTTATTATGGATCCCCCTATGGATACTCCTATGGATACCCCTATTATGGAGGATATTCATCCTATTACGGATACCCATATGGTGGTTATTATGGCGGATATGGTGCATACCCCTATAGCTATTATAACGGATACCCATATGGTGGTTATTATGGCGGATATGGTGCATACCCCCCCTATAGCTATTATGGCGGATACCCATCAGGGTGTGGTGGGCTTGGGTATGGATATGGTAGGTACTGA